GAGATTTACACGAGCCCTACTGGGGATTGTGGGTACCTGCTTAGATagtgtggaagtgctgaaatgataatgatagtaagcgcttactgtgtgccaggtgctgtactaagcgctgagatggaaacaagcaaatctgttgccgacttgttcattccaagcgcttagtacagtgctctgcacatagtaagtgctcaataaatactattgaatgaatgaacaagcaaatcgggtaggacacagtccctgtcccacatggggttcacagtctcaatccccattttacagatgaggtaactgaggtagagagaaatgaagtgacttgctaaggtcacatagcagacacacatgccctccctactccccataatatatattttgttttcatttcatttttcattccccTTTTTAATTCTCCTGGATTCTAATAGATGATAGTTCTTTGAAGAGAAATGTATTTAACTATTTAATTGGCTTCTCAAGTCTCAACCACAATAAAAGAATGGCCGATGATCCAAGCCACTATATTCAGATAGAAATTATTTGCTAATTAACCATTATTCGCTTATGAAGTCATTGTGAGGCTCTGTTTTTAAAGACCTTGATTTTCAAAAAGATAAAAATCTCTCTGTGTTCATCCATTTTCTTTTCACTCTGCACATTTATGTTTTTTTCAACACTGCTCTTCTCAGATTTTACCCATTTTGTGGCTTTTATGGGCACGAAAGGTATTAGAAAATTCCTGTTGGAAATTTAATGGCTGCTTATGTTGGGCctgcccctctctttctctccatctccacatACCCCCGCTACCCTGTCCCCTTCTCTTGTTCTGTTTCCTCACttttctggcatttgttgagtgcttactatgtgccagggactgtactaagtgctagaatagatacaagctaatcaagctggacacagtccctattccatatagGGCtttcagtcctaatcctcattttacagatgagatgactgaagcccagagaagtttagtgacttgcccaaggtcacagagcagataagtggtggagccaagattagaacccagacccgtgctctctccatacTCCTTCGCCATTGAAGTTCATTTATGGCTGCATGTGTAGCTGAAAAAGTCAGTGCAGAACCCATAACCCCAGAACTTCCAtacaaaactgaatgaatgaatgttgtgctGTTGAGTTTATTGCCTTCATTTTTGCTGCCTTATTCTCACAATCCCATCAAAGTTTCTGCTCCAAAAGGAAAAAATTTCTCTTTTCCAAATGACAATGTTAAAAGCTGGTCTTCCTTCTTCCACTGTTCCCGGATTATGAGTTCTGAGTAGGCCAGTGGCTGGGACTGATTTTTAATTTGCTCCTCTCTCAGCATTTTGTATAGAACACGGGACATAGCGAGCCCtttgtaaataccattattcattcattcaatagtatttattgagcgcttactatgtgcagagcactgtactaagcgtttggacaaAGCATTACAACACAGCATCATCTATGTGACTTTACCTTACCCTCAAAACGTCTcccagattcttttttttttagattgtcCAATATTAGCTCAATATACTACATATATTTGGGTCTCACTGTCATCCAAcatcctcacatgggacacctaGCATAGATACAGTGTTCTGTCTTATGTCatggagtcgtttccgacccataccAACACCAcgcacacatctctcctagaatgccccgctCGccttctgcaatccttctggtagatagacccatagagttttcttggtaaaaatccagaagtggtttaccactgcctccttccgcactgtaaccttgagtctccgccctctgctctctcccaagccactgctgctctacatgggtgagttttgacttgtagcagatggccttccccttgctagccactgccgaactaggaatggaatgggtatatccctgctttactctccctctgtagttgagactggtagagaactggaaaccctccaggtgccaccctgagaggtagCTATAGTGAGGTGAGCATCAATCCAATTCTAAAAGACTGATTTGGTTCCAGGACTTGGTTATTCGGGACTCTGTTTCCCATTTGATGTTCAtatctgttcatttatttattatattaatgtctatctcccccgctagactctaagcttgcagtggactgggaatgtgtctggctgttatactgtactctcccaagcccttagaacagtgttttgcacacactaagcactcaataaatacgattgaatgaatgaatgaataatccccattttgcagttgaggaaactgaggcacagagaagtgaagtgacttgccctaagtcacgtacaaacaaatggtagagccaggattagaaccaactccCATGTCTGCTTCTTAGGtctccccacacccaccccaGACTCAATTCGCTCCATCAATAAAGCCCTGGTTAAAATAAGCAGGCCATTTTTTGGTGGAAACTCACCAGAATGGATTTCCAtaacctgtttacctgttttgatgtctgtctccccctttctaggctgcaagcccggtgtgggcagggatagtccctctttattgctgaattgtactttctaagagcttagtacagtgctctgcacacagtaagcgctcaataaataccagtgattgattgacagggaaaACCTCCACCCCGATTGTCTGGTCTGTACCCCCATGCTTAATCCAGTGTTTGGAGTATAGTTACCACTttacaaacatcacaattattattattatttatccagttCAAGTATTACATGTTTGCAGGTAAGAAAACTCAGAGTTTTATCATTCCTTAAAATACGCAGGCAGTACTTTGGGGATTATGGCCAGATTCCACATCTTGTTCCTTTCGAAAGTCTTGTCTGGGGAAAGTATGATTATTAATGCTACTCACTCTAGATATTTTCACAAGGTGCCTCTTATCTAGAGCTTTCCAACCTTAAAGCCACTACGCCCTTtctgggaggaaagaaaaaagataaaAGTAAGATTCCATCATGAGAGAAAAGAAGACCGGATACTTGGGTAACATCCAAAATTCCTTAGACCGACCTTGCCGGAAGAATTAACCCAAGAGGCTATTTGAGATAATATGCATCATTTCCTAAAAGTTCAAATCAGTGGAGGTGATAGCAATTTCATTGTTAGAAGAGTTATCAGGCAACAATGCATGGAAAACCACACACAACAGATTAAACAGAAAAAGGGAACTCGGGTAAAACATATGAGTCACCTGATATTTTGATTGACAAGCAGTGTCACGGTTCAATGCATTTGTAAAATCATAGAAAACCTGTGCTGCTGTGACTACACTGTCATTTATTAGGTCCTCTCCCTAGAGAGTTGATTATGAGCTCTCACAAGAAAGTTGACAACAAGCTCTCAagacgcagacctgggagtccgaggtttactttcctgccttctctcccctcttcttccttgtgGATCAGAGGGGACACAGATCCTTCTGGAGAATGGGCACGTTCCCTGGCTCCACATCTCCCCTCGGGATGATGGGGCAGGTTAGACTTGGCTTCCTTAGAGGAAGGAACTGTTTTCGGGAGGGACCTACAACCTCAGGGCTTCTCCCGCCATTCAAACGGGATCAAATGGGTGCAGGTGGGCTCCGAGTTGGGTAGCCCGAAATGAGGAATGCTTAGCTCTTCCTTGAAACGAGCTGGCTCTAAGCTACACACTCACTGGAATGACAGATGATGACGTTCAGCCAAGTCATCTGCTCTGTTGGCATCTACTGCCCAGTTGAATCAGATCCCTTGGGCCAGAAAGATGATGCCCTGCTTCCTCCATTTTCAGAAAAGTGACAGCAATCTGCCGCGGATGTGAAGAGCATCGGACGGCCTCTTCCAAGCATGGGCTCTCCGGCGCTTACCCCTTTCGTCCCGtagtcttggttctgccactttgccaACAGGGAAGCAAGCTAGAAGCTAAATTTTCATGTGGGTGCGTGTGAGTGtgtggtgcgtgtgtgtgtgtgtgtgtgtgtgtgtgtgtgtgtggaagtgGAAATATTGTGATGTTAATGTTTTTCACCCCTTCcccgaccacacacacacaccttcagtCTCAGATGCAAGAATAAGGACGGAGTGAATCCCCCCCCCATGTCAATGAGTTTGTAAGAAGAATATTTTCTTTGTGGAAGAAAAGAATCATCGAGTTGTTAAAGAGGGATCATTGCCAAGAGTGGACCTTAGAGTGAAAAATGGCTGTTTCTTTTGGCGTTGATAAAATGACACTCTTTTGGGCTTTGACACAAAATACAATTTTATTCATGGGCTCTACAGGGAAGAAGTTAAGAATTCTCCCTTGAAGTTGTAATAAAAGGTTATTCAAGAAATGGGAAGTGAAGAGTATATTATCGGAGAAGGTGGAATATTTTTATAATCTTTCAAACAAGCCCGTTCCCATAATAGTGAAGAGTGTTTATGTCTTCATCAGAAACATTGACTAGCTGGCAAAAAAAAGTAGCACTTAGGAATTAGGCCTTTTGGGGAGGATGGAACATTTGGAGAAAATTGAGCACTGAAATCTCTAATGCAGGAGTGCTTAAATTGAAAAAACGTTTTGCAATCCCCTTGAAATATGGTGGTCCCTTTAGAaatagaggaatggtaggaatgaTATGTACCTAACTTTGGTAGAATCTTGTGATGATGACTATCCCAAACGTTTTGAGAATAAGGGAAGGAGAAGACATTAACTGTTCATCTTTTTAAATCAAAATGAAAAGGTCTCATAATTCAGATCAGGCTTTTGGGGCCAGTGGAATAGGTCTCTCAAACCTCTAAGGTGTGCTTGAGCAGAGCTGTGCTAAACAGTGCTCGAGTAGGACTGAAAAAGTAAAACATCTCTTCAAAAGCCTGATCTCCAACCTTTAAGTAATTTACTTATTGGAAGAATTTTCACCTTATCCTTAAAAAAGTTAAAGGAAGCCCAAGGGGTTTCTGAGCCAGCCCAGTAGCATGGCTGAGGGCAAATATATTATGGTTCTGAACTGTTACATCATCTTTGAGTTCAAGAACTCTTCATACAGCTCTGTACTGTTTTTCTATGTATTTTGATGTTTTGTGAAGTTACTTAGGATCCTGGTGGCAAGGTGCTGGGTTATTTGACCTGTGTATCTCCGAGAACCTAGACTCTgctcaaagtaggtgcttaaaattTTTTTTGTTGATGAAACGAACACATGACTTCTCTAGGGCACACTGGACTGAGAGTATCGGTTATATGAATCCTTTGTGTCCTTAATGCTGTATTTAAGGGCTTTATGTAGAAAGCTCAGTCACAAATTGAGTAACTTTTCTGGGTTGGAGGCTTCACTCTTAAAAAATGGCTAGGTGTTCATAATGTTTGGGCTAACTGAAATTCATGCTACTTTGCTCTGGAAGAAaattcccatccacctccgtgcttagtacggtgccggtcacaaagtaagtgcttaacaaataccaaaataatcattgttattgtcattattaataagatGTAAGCTAGAATGCACACATTCCTCCCAgggagactgtaaactgcttcctggcagggattatgtttaacaatgacatcgtactctcccaagcacttaatacggtgttctgcacaaagtgagccaTCAATTCCGTTCACCAATTGATATACACAAGGGGTCACAGGAGTGGGATCCAGATTCCCAAATTCACTATCTTTCAGAAGGGGTTGAGGGGGTCAGTAATCCTTCTGTTAGCATAGGACTTTGAGGAAAGCTTTCCGAAACCTCTTGTGACAAAGGGGATACAGGAAGGGATTAATAGAGGAATTGACCCACAGAAGCCAAAACGCAAAATTGTAGAAAGGGTCTCCCTTGTGCTTCTCACAGGCTGCACGGATGATGGTCAGCAGGGAATAGGGAGCCCAGCAGATGGCAAAAGTCACCAAAATTATGGCCAGGGACCGGGCCATCTTCCTGTCCCGGAGCAGTTTATATCGGGATCTGGTGTCACACTGGGAAGGGGCCAGAGAACGGGCTCCAAAAGGACGGGAATGGGTTTCCGGGGAACGACAAAGACCATCCTCTCGCCTGTCAGAGTCCAGCGTCCTCTGTCTCCACACTAGCAGGCTTGACCTCAAAAAACGAGCCAGCCTCACTGGCACCCTGAGGttggctggggaggaggcagggagagggccgGCGTCTTCGGCCTGGCTCCTTTGGCTTCTCTTGCGGATGCTCCGGTAGATCTGCGTGTTGAAGTAAGCCACAGAGAGGGCTGGGACTGCAAAGTCCAAGACGGAAACACACATGAGGAAATGCCAGTTGGAGTAGAATTCGGCCACGCAGGTCCCATCCTCAACCGCGCTGACCCCTGTGACGTAGTCCCAGAACACAATGGCTGGGCCGTGCACGACAAACGCTAGGATCCACGTAGCAGCCATCTGGATCACAGCTCTGGCGGTCGCTCCTTGCTGGTTCCGGTACAACACCTGAAGAGGGAAATTCACAGTCATCAGACACTTGGGTTCCTGGAAACGGAGACAAACACTGGCTGAAAAGtattatgtcattcattcaatcatattcgttgagcgcttactaataataataataataattgcgggagttgttaagcacttactttgtgccaggcactgttctaactgccgggatggatgtaagcaaatcagattggacagtcatTGACctccatggggctccccgtctcaatccccattttacagatgaggtaactgaggcacagaaacgtgaagggacttacccaaggtcacatagcaaacaagtccctcgaccttctggctcccaggcccgtgctctatccactacaccatggtgctcttactgtgtacacagcactctactaagtgcttgggagagtacattataacaataaacagacacattctctgaccacaatgaaAGACAGCCtaaagtgggagatagacattaatggaaataaatgacagatatgtccataagtgctgtgggcctggggagagggataaataaagggagcaagtcaaggtgacgcagaaagacataggagaagaggaaacgggggcttaaccagggaaggcctcttggaagagatcagAATCTgggaatcaattaatccattgtatcagtcagtcaattatatttattgagcacttactgtgcggagcactgcatggctcagtgaaaagaggacgggcttgggagccagaggtcatgggttcaaattccgactctgccacgtgtcagttgtgtgactgtgggcaagtcacttaacttctctgtgcctcagttccctcatttgtaaaatggggattaagactgtgagcctcatctgggacaacctgattaccctgtatctaccccagtgcttagaacagtgctctgcacatagtaagcgcttaacaaataccaacattattattattaaaacacttggGAGGAGACAATacaacatacacatacacattccctgcccacaacgagcttacagcctagagtctactgtgggcagagaactgacgtggcgcagtggaaagagcacgggctttggagtcagggctcatgagttcgaatcccagctctgccacttgtcagctgtgtgactgtgggcaagtcacttaacttctctgtgcctcagtgacctcatctgtaaaatggggattaagaccgtgagtcccacgtgggacaacctgattgccctatgtctaccccagcgcttagaacagtgctctgcacatagtaagcgcttaacaaataccaatattattattattaactgtactaagcatttgggagggtacaatataacaatataacaggcacagtcccagtccacagtgagcttacagtctagagtcgactatacttagtcagggaaggcctcttggaggagctgggctttcaataaggctttgaagtgggggagagtcactgtctgtcagacacGAGGAGGGAGGACGCTCCAGGCCAGATACAGGACAtgggagaggtcggtggcgactTAGACGacactgaggtagagtgagaaggttggtattagaggagcaaagtgtgcgggctgggttgtagtaggagagtagcaaggtgaggtaggagggggtgggtgacccccaggcccatcttGTAGTTGGGGAGAGCATTTATTGACCTCTGCATTTCCCGGCCTCTGAGCGGAAGTGACACTTCCACCACCGTCCGGCTTATCCGACTCGGTCACCCTTCAAATGCAGCCCGATCTTCttctaccccctccctccctcctcgcccccacaGCATGGCCCTCTTTTGGCTTCCCCACAgtgtcagttattcattcatccattcaatagtatttactgagtgcttactatgtggagagcaccagactaagtgcttggaatgtacaatcaggcaacagatagagaccaaccctgcccagtgacaggctcacagtctgaacggggaacacagcagagcaaaagagaagtaaacaaaaacaaggcaacatcatcaagataaatagaatcaaggagatatacaccttattaacaaaataaatagggtaataaataatagatacaaatgagcacagtgctgaggggaggggaagggggaagagcagaggagtgagggggaggggagggttaatgactgtggtatctgtggagcactttctacgtgccagcactgtactaaccactgcgggagatacaacgtaagcagtttgggcacagtcgcttgtcccacttggggattcagtaatgcctcttctctctccaatttaaGACTTGGATcctcatgagggacctgatgttcttgtatctaccctaacacttaatacagtgcttggcacaaagtaagcgcctttttatggtatttattaagtgcttactatgtgccagcgattttctaagcactggtgtagatttaagatcatcaggttggacacagtccctgtcccacatggggctcacagtcttcatccccattttgcaatgagggaactgagagacagaggaagtgaaatgacttgcccaaggtcacacaagcgacaagcggcagagcctggatcatcaacatcatcattattattgttgttgttgccagcatggttcagtggcaagaggatgggctttggagttagcggtcatgggtccgaatcccagctccgccacttgtcagctgtgtgtctgtgggcaagtcacttcacttctctgtgcctcagttagctcatctgtaaaatggggaggaagactgtgagccccacgtgggacaacctgattcccctgtgtctaccccagcgcttagaacagtgctctgcacatagtaagcgcttaacaaataccaacattattattattagagaacaggtatagaatctccattttacagatgagaaacttgaagcccagagaagttaagtcacttgcctcaggtcacccagcaggtaagtggagattaaaaccgaggcctcctgactcccaccccctggctcttcccactaggccacactgcttacacacacacacagtcgcaCCTCTGTGCTATGTATGGCCTTGCTATCTGCCGTTCACTAACCGTCTCTTGAAGCAGTCTCAGAAGCTGACTTTTATTACTGCTCCTTTTGACTGAAAGttcctccctctagaatgtaagctccttgtccttACAttcgtacctaccaactctgttacactgtactctcccaagcccttaggagagtgctctgcccacattaaattcttaatgaataccactgggtGAACATATGAGCTTTCAGGTCCCGAACCTGCCTCCCACTTGCAGTGCGGTGCGCCCCATGGCGTTCAACACTGCTCTTTTCCTCAGGTTGAGGCAGCTGCTCTCTCTGCtacattagtcagtcaatcactcagtcaagggcatttattgagtgtttactttgtgcagagcactgtactaaaatgcctcctttactctccatccaaattgctgcaaCATTAATCCAATTAccgatcctatcccaccttgattactgcaacagcttcctcgctgaccttcctgcctcctgtctctccccactgcagtccatacttcactctgctgcctggatcatttttctacaaaaatgttcagtccatgttgtgTGAAccgactctattgtcctctctcaagcgcttagtacagtgctttgcacatagtaagggttcaataataCCTCAGTCCAACTGaggaaggagaagttaagtgactttcccaaggccacacagcagacaagtggcagtcaccctgacttactccttttattcatcccccaacccagccccagagcacttctgagcgtatctgtcatttatttatttaggttaatgcctgtctcccctggctgactgtaagctcactgtgggcaggaaatgtgtctttccattgttatattgtcctctcccaggtgcttagtacagtcctctgcacacagtaagcgctcaataaatacaactgactgaatgaatgaatgaccctgcctTCCATTCTCATTACAGTGCACACCCTGGCATTCAACACTGTTCCTTTCCTCAAGCTGAGGCAGCTCCtgtcccactttaataat
This sequence is a window from Ornithorhynchus anatinus isolate Pmale09 chromosome 7, mOrnAna1.pri.v4, whole genome shotgun sequence. Protein-coding genes within it:
- the LOC100091703 gene encoding histamine H3 receptor-like, encoding MAATWILAFVVHGPAIVFWDYVTGVSAVEDGTCVAEFYSNWHFLMCVSVLDFAVPALSVAYFNTQIYRSIRKRSQRSQAEDAGPLPASSPANLRVPVRLARFLRSSLLVWRQRTLDSDRREDGLCRSPETHSRPFGARSLAPSQCDTRSRYKLLRDRKMARSLAIILVTFAICWAPYSLLTIIRAACEKHKGDPFYNFAFWLLWVNSSINPFLYPLCHKRFRKAFLKVLC